A single Argentina anserina chromosome 7, drPotAnse1.1, whole genome shotgun sequence DNA region contains:
- the LOC126802320 gene encoding uncharacterized protein LOC126802320 isoform X1: MVSREHKRAALYEKLQLLRSITNSHALNQTSIIVDASKYIEELKQKVERLNQDIANATSSHDQNQLPVQVTVETLDKGFLINVFSEKSCPGLLVSVLEAFEELGLNVLEARVSCEESFRLQAVGGENEEDGEGINAHAIKQAVAVAIKNWSETTERD; the protein is encoded by the exons ATGGTTTCTAGGGAGCACAAGAGAGCAGCACTTTATGAGAAGCTGCAACTTCTTCGTTCCATTACTAACTCTCATGCT CTAAACCAAACCTCAATCATAGTAGACGCATCAAAGTATATTGAAGAGCTAAAACAGAAAGTGGAAAGACTCAATCAAGACATTGCGAATGCAACTTCAAGTCATGATCAGAATCAATTGCCTGTG CAGGTTACGGTGGAAACCCTAGATAAAGGGTTTTTGATAAATGTGTTTTCCGAAAAGAGCTGCCCCGGTTTGCTTGTTTCTGTACTGGAAGCCTTCGAAGAGTTGGGCCTAAATGTGCTTGAAGCTAGGGTTTCTTGTGAAGAAAGTTTCAGATTGCAGGCAGTTGGAGGAGAA AATGAAGAAGACGGCGAAGGGATTAATGCTCATGCAATTAAACAAGCAGTTGCAGTGGCTATTAAGAACTGGAGTGAAACAACCGAACGAGATTAA
- the LOC126803770 gene encoding BTB/POZ domain-containing protein At3g56230-like, giving the protein MIMFNVFYYLGHRHLVYFNSFIFYFRQLDRKSLATCWTQTDNIAPPSDDAITLPKLNHEELESFFELLYSGDLTEERMSKHVYSLSLAADKYGISYLQKLCERHMHKSLSSSNALDVLEVADTCSFLMLKEKALNYIVKNMQEIIFSAEYDTFALKNPHLSVQITRASLMDAKRNCAD; this is encoded by the coding sequence ATGATCATGTTCAATGTATTCTATTACTTGGGACACAGGCATTTAGTTTACTTCAATTCGTTTATATTTTACTTTAGGCAGTTAGATCGGAAATCTTTAGCAACGTGCTGGACTCAGACGGATAACATTGCTCCACCTAGTGATGACGCCATAACATTGCCCAAGTTGAATCACGAAGAGCTCGAGTCTTTCTTTGAACTCCTCTATAGTGGTGACTTGACTGAAGAAAGGATGAGCAAGCATGTCTACTCATTATCTCTTGCAGCTGATAAGTACGGAATATCATACTTGCAGAAGCTCTGTGAACGCCACATGCACAAGTCTTTGAGTTCGTCCAATGCTCTTGATGTCTTAGAGGTTGCGGATACTTGTTCTTTTCTAATGTTGAAGGAGAAAGCCTTGAACTACATTGTCAAAAACATGCAAGAGATCATATTTTCTGCCGAGTATGATACATTTGCACTTAAGAATCCGCATTTAAGCGTGCAAATTACAAGAGCATCATTGATGGATGCTAAAAGAAATTGCGCGGACTAG
- the LOC126802320 gene encoding uncharacterized protein LOC126802320 isoform X2, translating to MVSREHKRAALYEKLQLLRSITNSHALNQTSIIVDASKYIEELKQKVERLNQDIANATSSHDQNQLPVVTVETLDKGFLINVFSEKSCPGLLVSVLEAFEELGLNVLEARVSCEESFRLQAVGGENEEDGEGINAHAIKQAVAVAIKNWSETTERD from the exons ATGGTTTCTAGGGAGCACAAGAGAGCAGCACTTTATGAGAAGCTGCAACTTCTTCGTTCCATTACTAACTCTCATGCT CTAAACCAAACCTCAATCATAGTAGACGCATCAAAGTATATTGAAGAGCTAAAACAGAAAGTGGAAAGACTCAATCAAGACATTGCGAATGCAACTTCAAGTCATGATCAGAATCAATTGCCTGTG GTTACGGTGGAAACCCTAGATAAAGGGTTTTTGATAAATGTGTTTTCCGAAAAGAGCTGCCCCGGTTTGCTTGTTTCTGTACTGGAAGCCTTCGAAGAGTTGGGCCTAAATGTGCTTGAAGCTAGGGTTTCTTGTGAAGAAAGTTTCAGATTGCAGGCAGTTGGAGGAGAA AATGAAGAAGACGGCGAAGGGATTAATGCTCATGCAATTAAACAAGCAGTTGCAGTGGCTATTAAGAACTGGAGTGAAACAACCGAACGAGATTAA